One genomic window of Punica granatum isolate Tunisia-2019 chromosome 1, ASM765513v2, whole genome shotgun sequence includes the following:
- the LOC116192312 gene encoding GPI ethanolamine phosphate transferase 2 isoform X4, translating into MFEGQLFRTGRKIWMFGDDTWLKLFPGLFTRTDGVSSFFVKDTVEVDRNVSRHLGDELMRDDWDIMILHYLGLDHVGHIGGRKSVLMAPKLKEMDEVIERIHSTSQMQDEDKGRTLLVIVSDHGMTEDGNHGGSSYEETDSLALFIGLKDQMHGLAGQQSITVDQVDIAPTLAALFNVPIPKNNIGVLIQDTLDFMSEEQQLRAMELNSWQLLSLLQVQLPGMRCINFNKELVVSKCSGSVEKKFCCLYQNAAALHRSWVSKKMSMSNRRKDYIRAAAAYHEFLKTASEWLARRVTDKPVGLLALGVSAMLLSSVILLGLLFHLNKAVSIEGEANLLKRESRPHLRGLDEFFIVVATVGHAISMGSSSMVEEEQYNWHFLTSTLCLLLLREALQVFPAVRMQHPSHNERAGCQFYSVLALIISGRIMRGWHQGGVNWTNLPDISKWLELRGNEYVKYTQIVAFVLVMSLGLFALSLIWKRIKEVLAIMFSLLVPGLLVLKHVIEFQDNTVTSSGSGATLSAQKIYTTLMIISVGTIVAFPWFVLTKKNKNSSSCSISSSTSVPSNAIMKVLLHEIRDSLYVIGWALLLCWCLVQLLLQQPVSSMPISILLFQIYLIMLYSSTTGPPYKQWVEVSTLYYLGMVGHYSMGNSNALATIDVAGAFIGTSSYSTLVSGILMFMITYASPMLFLLSILVHISVKDVSVALQGSDSRQLLKAMLGFPCLVPLGLNSVLLAAYTIVLLLMRNHLFVWSVFSPKFLYVAAATVCIDVGVFIVAATVTYAYAIIASTGKPKGQQA; encoded by the exons GTCAACTTTTTCGCACTGGGAGAAAGATATGGATGTTTGGCGATGATACTTGGCTTAAGTTGTTTCCAGGATTGTTTACTCGAACCGATGGTGTCAGCAGTTTTTTT GTCAAAGACACCGTTGAAGTTGATCGAAACGTCTCTCGACATTTGGGAGATGAGCTTATGAGAGATGACTGGGATATTATG ATTCTCCATTATCTAGGCTTGGATCATGTCGGCCATATAGGCGGTCGTAAAAG TGTTTTAATGGCACCAAAGCTCAAGGAAATGGATGAAGTGATTGAAAGGATCCATAGTACTAGTCAGATGCAAGATGAAGATAAAGGACGGACACTTTTG GTGATTGTAAGTGATCATGGCATGACTGAGGATGGTAACCACGGGGGATCTTCATATGAAGAGACTGACTCTTTAGCTCTTTTCATTGGATTAAAAGATCAAATGCATGGGCTTGCAGGACAACAGAGTATTACGGTTGATCAG GTAGACATTGCACCAACATTAGCTGCTCTTTTCAATGTTCCAATACCTAAAAACAACATCGGAGTGCTGATACAAGACACCCTTGATTTTATGTCAG AAGAGCAGCAGTTGAGGGCGATGGAATTGAATTCATGGCAATTGCTTAGTTTATTACAAGTTCAGTTACCTGGTATGAGATGCATTAATTTCAACAAAGAGTTGGTTGTTAGTAAGTGCAGTGGAAGCGTGGAGAAAAAATTTTGTTGTCTATATCAAAATGCTGCTGCTCTTCACAGATCCTGGGTGTCCAAAAAAATGTCCAT GTCAAACAGGAGGAAGGACTACATTAGAGCTGCTGCAGCGTATCACGAGTTTCTGAAGACTGCAAGTGAGTGGTTAGCACGAAGAGTCACTGAT AAACCTGTAGGGCTACTTGCTCTTGGAGTATCAGCGATGCTATTATCTAGTGTAATATTACTGGGCCTATTATTTCATTTGAACAAAGCTGTCTCTATTGAAGGGGAGGCAAACCTCCTTAAAAGAGAAAGTAGGCCCCACTTGCGGGGTTTGGATGAATTTTTCATTGTTGTTGCTACAGTAGGGCATGCCATTAGCATGGGATCAAGTTCAATGGTAGAGGAAGAGCAATACAACTGGCATTTTTTGACAtcaacactttgtctgttgcTACTCCGTGAAGCATTACAGGTCTTTCCAGCAGTAAGAATGCAACATCCAAGTCACAATGAAAGAGCTGGTTGTCAATTTTATTCTGTCTTAGCATTGATTATTTCAGGAAGAATCATGAGAGGTTGGCATCAAGGCGGTGTAAACTGGACTAATCTTCCTGACATTTCTAAGTGGCTTGAACTGAGAGGAAATGAATATGTGAAGTATACTCAGATTGTGGCCTTTGTCTTGGTAATGAGCTTAGGCTTGTTTGCTTTGTCCCTTATatggaaaaggataaaagAGGTTTTAGCAATTATGTTCAGTCTTTTGGTGCCGGGTTTGTTGGTTCTGAAACATGTGATAGAATTTCAAGACAACACAGTCACTTCATCGGGCAGTGGTGCAACTTTATCGGCTCAAAAAATCTACACTACTCTGATGATCATTTCTGTGGGGACTATTGTAGCCTTTCCATGGTTCGTTCTTactaagaaaaataagaattcCTCAAGTTGTAGTATCAGCTCGTCTACTTCTGTTCCCTCCAACGCCATCATGAAAGTTCTGCTGCATGAGATCAGGGATTCTTTATATGTGATTGGGTGGGCACTGCTACTTTGTTGGTGCCTTGTTCAACTCTTGCTCCAACAGCCCGTCAGTTCGATGCCCATCTCGATTCTTCTCTTTCAGATCTACTTAATTATGCTGTACTCTTCAACTACTGGGCCACCATATAAGCAatgggttgag GTATCTACTTTGTACTACTTAGGGATGGTAGGCCATTATTCTATGGGGAACAGCAACGCTCTTGCTACGATTGATGTTGCTGGTGCATTTATT GGCACTTCAAGTTACTCCACGTTGGTCTCTGGCATCTTGATGTTTATGATAACCTATGCGTCGCCCATGCTATTTCTTCTGAGTATATTGGTGCACATTTCTGTGAAGGACGTCAGTGTTGCTCTGCAGGGCTCTGATTCCAGACAGCTACTGAAGGCGATGCTTGGATTTCCTTGTCTTGTTCCTCTGGGGTTGAATTCCGTCTTACTGGCTGCTTATACCATTGTCCTGTTGTTAATGAGAAACCATTTATTCGTCTGGAGCGTCTTCTCCCCAAA GTTCTTGTATGTTGCTGCTGCTACTGTGTGCATTGACGTTGGAGTCTTTATAGTGGCTGCCACTGTAACTTATGCATATGCAATTATTGCTT